The following coding sequences are from one Schizosaccharomyces osmophilus chromosome 1, complete sequence window:
- the gap1 gene encoding Ras GAP Gap1, which translates to MNSALERSGTLKNRLSVLRHRQSTSTLYTIDLDSGTEFEDDFYKLDRELQELKQKISIQSKRNFVLEKDVRFLDSRIALLIQNRMAQEEQNEFAKRLSGSYNEVRGDFPDDQKIQLYGSLFFLLQSEPSYVASLVRRVKLSNMDALLQIVMFNIYGNQYESREEHLLLSLFQMVLTSEFEATSDVTSLLRANTPVSRMMTTYTRRGPGQAYLRSILYQIINEVAADDSKSLQINPLQVYQQLVDNATLPVDDVTGLTTEEIADIPIIKDTITERSSELIQITQKFLQSILRSLDVVPYGIRWICKLIRSLINRFFPKVPDSTICSLIGGFFFLRFINPAIISPQTSMLLESNPSDNVRKTLAAIAKIIQSVANGTSASKSQSPMFEPFLRSYESKVLNFLQKLGDVDDFYDALELDQYVALSKKSLNLEITVNEIYLTHKIILENLPYIPDPNSHIHTLMDELGEAREPVPQFDNWLVSIQLYNRWESSIPDLSRKLKVTREDILFDDAKTLFLQLLRLFPNGHPVTKLPLQLRKIADAVSNFRNSSLIRKGLKAIQLLERLSDLGLVYKENNYEPLASEVEKEYLSFDKIIRRIQVERDALKDVHKAICDHNEYLRMQLEIYASYLANARYQMSGSNGESKKLARGVGVIGIKPKHNKTNEVVRFSALQMKKELILLDFSFTNADPANVYFTFSRLQDGNFQISIYEGGYPRPLIDLQVTLEHVSQKRYADNSVLDIKSVKFEANKLYHLLEQVFLRR; encoded by the coding sequence ATGAACTCGGCTTTAGAGCGCTCTGGTACTTTAAAGAACCGCCTTTCGGTTTTGCGACATCGTCAGAGTACATCTACCCTCTATACCATAGATTTAGATAGTGGAACGGAATTTGAGGATGATTTTTACAAGCTGGATCGCGAGTTACAAGAACTCAAGCAGAAAATCTCTATACAGTCCAAGCGAAACTTCgttcttgaaaaagatgttCGCTTTTTAGACTCTAGAATCGCCTTATTGATTCAGAACCGTATGGCccaagaagaacaaaacGAGTTTGCAAAGCGTCTGAGCGGTTCTTACAACGAAGTGAGGGGTGACTTTCCCGATGATCAAAAGATTCAATTGTACGGATCCctattctttcttcttcagtcAGAGCCTTCATACGTTGCTAGTTTAGTTCGTCGTGTCAAACTATCTAATATGGATGCTCTTCTGCAAATAGTCATGTTTAATATTTACGGAAATCAATATGAAAGCAGAGAGGAACATCTTCTCCTTTCCTTATTTCAAATGGTTCTTACTAGCGAATTTGAGGCTACTTCAGATGTCACGTCCTTACTCCGTGCAAATACTCCTGTCTCTCGAATGATGACAACTTATACCCGTCGAGGTCCCGGTCAAGCATATCTACGAAGTATATTATACCAGATTATTAACGAGGTTGCTGCTGACGATTCAAAGTCATTACAGATCAATCCGCTTCAAGTTTATCAACAGCTTGTCGATAATGCAACCTTACCTGTCGATGATGTTACTGGGTTGACTACGGAGGAGATCGCTGATATACCCATAATTAAAGACACAATCACTGAACGTTCGTCCGAGTTGATACAGATAACTCAAAAATTCCTCCAATCTATCTTAAGAAGCTTGGACGTGGTTCCCTACGGTATTCGTTGGATCTGCAAATTGATTCGGTCTTTAATTAATCGCTTTTTTCCCAAGGTACCAGATAGTACTATTTGTTCCTTGATTGgcggtttcttttttctgcGTTTCATAAATCCAGCTATTATTTCCCCTCAAACCTCCATGCTGTTGGAAAGTAATCCGTCAGACAATGTTCGAAAAACTCTGGCTGCAATCGCAAAGATCATTCAGAGTGTAGCTAATGGGACAAGTGCCTCTAAAAGTCAGTCACCAATGTTTGAGCCTTTTTTGAGATCATATGAGAGTAAAGTCCTTAATTTTCTCCAAAAGTTAGGTGATGTTGATGACTTTTACGACGCTCTCGAGTTGGATCAGTACGTTGCCTTGTCTAAAAAGAGCCTGAATCTTGAAATAACGGTTAACGAAATTTACTTGACTCATAAAATAATACTGGAGAATTTACCATATATACCTGATCCAAATTCGCACATTCATACCTTGATGGACGAGCTTGGTGAGGCTCGCGAACCAGTTCCTCAATTTGATAATTGGCTGGTGTCTATTCAGTTATATAATAGATGGGAATCTTCAATCCCAGATTTATCAAGGAAATTGAAGGTCACGCGTGAAGACATCTTGTTTGATGATGCTAAAACATTATTTTTGCAATTACTTCGACTTTTCCCTAATGGTCACCCTGTAACAAAATTACCCTTGCAACTTCGGAAAATAGCTGATGCAGTATCTAACTTTAGAAATAGTTCTTTGATAAGAAAGGGTTTAAAAGCAATTCAACTTTTGGAACGATTGTCAGATTTGGGTCTTGTCTACAAGGAGAATAATTATGAACCTTTAGCTTCCGAGGTTGAAAAGGAGTATCTCAGTTTTGATAAAATTATTCGAAGAATACAGGTTGAACGAGATGCACTAAAGGACGTTCATAAAGCTATATGCGACCACAATGAATATTTACGAATGCAATTGGAGATCTATGCTAGCTATTTGGCCAATGCCAGATACCAAATGTCTGGGTCTAATGGTGAATCCAAAAAGCTAGCTCGCGGTGTCGGCGTAATTGGGATCAAACCGAAACACAACAAGACCAATGAAGTCGTCCGATTTTCGGCActtcaaatgaaaaaagagcTAATTTTATTGgatttttcattcacaAATGCAGATCCAGCGAATGTCTATTTTACGTTTTCTAGGTTGCAAGACGGAAACTTTCAAATTTCCATATACGAAGGCGGTTATCCACGACCTTTAATTGATTTGCAAGTTACTTTAGAACATGTGAGTCAAAAGAGATATGCTGATAATTCTGTTTTGGACATAAAAAGCGTTAAGTTTGAAGCCAATAAGCTTTATCATCTTCTTGAACAGGTATTTTTGAGACGATAA
- the cct6 gene encoding chaperonin-containing T-complex zeta subunit Cct6: MLSLLNPKAESIQRSQALQVNISAAVGLQDVLRSNLGPTGTTKMLVDGAGGIKLTKDGKVLLSEMQIQNPTASCIAKAATAQDEVTGDGTTSVCLLVGELLKQSELYIREGLHPSLISDGFDLAKIESLKFLENFKTKFEIDREVLLNVAKTSLSTKISSKVVETLAPAVVDSVLAIRKENESIDLHMVEIMKMQNRSSSDSKIIKGLLLDHGARHPDMPKQVKNAFVLTLNVSLEYEKSEINSGFFYSTPEQRERLVESERNFVDQKLRKIVELKKEVCERDPTSNFVVINQKGIDPLSLDVLAKNGIMALRRAKRRNMERLQLVCGGVAQNSVDDLTPEVLGWAGSVYEQTMGEEKFTFVEDVKEPKSVTILIHGPNDYTIKQIQEATRDGLRAVKNALEDNSLVAGAGAFEIACAGHLRNKFAQEEVKGKAKMGVYAFADALLVIPKTLAANSSYDIQDAIVALQEEAMEGYKVGLDIRTGLPFDPEIEGIYDNYRVVRHMLHSATVIASNLISVDQILRAGRSSLKEGPPE, encoded by the exons atgttATCGTTACTGAATCCTAAAGCAGAGTCCATTCAGCGCTCACAAGCGTTGCAG GTCAATATTTCCGCTGCAGTAGGTCTTCAAGATGTATTAAGAAGCAACCTGGGTCCTACTGGTACCACCAAAAT GCTGGTTGATGGTGCTGGTGGAATTAAACTTACTAAGGATGGAAAAGTACTTCTTTCAGAAATG CAAATTCAAAACCCCACTGCTTCTTGCATTGCTAAAGCAGCTACTGCTCAGGATGAAGTCACTGGAGATGGCACAACATCTGTCTGTCTTCTCGTCGGTGAGCTTCTTAAACAGTCTGAGTTGTATATTCGTGAAGGTCTTCATCCATCTTTAATTAGTGATGGTTTTGACCTTGCCAAAATAGAATCCTTGAAGTTCTTGGAAAACTTCAAAACCAAGTTTGAAATTGACCGTGAGGTTTTGCTGAACGTCGCCAAGACATCATTGAGCACAAAGATATCTTCCAAGGTTGTGGAGACCTTGGCTCCTGCAGTTGTAGATTCTGTATTAGCTATacggaaagaaaatgagtCGATTGATCTCCACATGGTCGAAATCATGAAAATGCAGAACCGTTCATCTTCTGACAGCAAAATAATTAAAGGCCTTCTTTTAGATCACGGAGCCCGTCATCCTGATATGCCCAAGCAGGTGAAgaatgcttttgttttaacTTTGAATGTTTCTTTGGAGTATGAAAAGAGTGAAATCAACTCTGGTTTCTTCTATAGTACCCCTGAGCAGAGAGAACGTTTGGTTGAAAGTGAAAGAAACTTCGTCGATCAGAAACTTCGTAAAATTGTTGAACTTAAGAAGGAAGTTTGTGAAAGAGATCCTACTTCCAACTTTGTAGTTATCAATCAGAAGGGTATTGATcctctttctttggatGTGTTGGCAAAGAATGGTATTATGGCTTTACGACGTGCCAAGCGTCGTAATATGGAGCGTTTACAATTGGTTTGCGGCGGTGTTGCTCAAAACAGTGTCGATGATCTTACCCCTGAAGTCCTCGGCTGGGCTGGTTCTGTATACGAACAAACCATGGGTGAAGAGAAGTTTACTTTTGTCGAAGACGTCAAGGAACCTAAAAGTGTCACGATTCTTATTCACGGACCCAATGACTATACGATCAAGCAAATTCAAGAAGCTACCAGAGACGGTCTTCGCGCTGTCAAAAACGCTTTAGAGGATAATAGCTTGGTCGCTGGTGCCGGTGCTTTCGAAATTGCTTGTGCTGGTCATCTTCGTAATAAATTTGCTCaagaagaagtaaaaggaaaagctaAAATGGGTGTTTATGCTTTTGCTGATGCCCTTTTAGTTATACCAAAGACTTTGGCTGCCAACTCGAGTTACGATATCCAAGATGCTATTGTAGCTTTACAAGAAGAAGCTATGGAAGGATATAAGGTTGGACTTGATATTCGAACGGGTTTGCCATTCGATCCTGAAATAGAAGGAATCTACGATAACTATAGAGTCGTTCGTCATATGTTGCATTCTGCTACCGTTATTGCCAGCAATTTAATTAGCGTGGACCAAATTCTTCGTGCTGGCCGAAGCAGTTTGAAGGAAGGACCCCCTGAGTAA
- the nop56 gene encoding U3 snoRNP protein Nop56 yields MVDYLLYESATGYSLFDVVGAEEVAGKTKEVQLSLQDLSKFGKVVQLRSFVPFKNAAHALENANDVSEGILNEYLKGFLELNLPKASKKKKISLGVQDKNLASSIKGELEGIECDTSELAQDLLRGIRYHGDKMLKQLSAGDFERAQLGLGHSYSRAKVKFNVNRNDNMIIQAIAILDQLDKDVNTFSMRMKEWYSWHFPELSKIVGDNYKYALVAKFIGDKNSVNDEILHDLAALVDDDKDVAQSIISSARVSMGQDISAIDLENISAFAERVIKLSEYRRQLHNYLVQKMSVVAPNLAELIGEMVGARLISHAGSLTNLSKCPASTVQILGAEKALFRALKTRGNTPKYGIIYHSSFIGKAGSKNKGRISRFLANKCSIASRIDNFSDIPSTAFGEVLRRQVDERLGFYDTGVAPTRNSVAMSEAYEKALSNVKLDGDEEDAAEEEVKEDTDKKDKKSKKEKKEKKDKGEKKEKSKKKRSSDDADEDSKKSKKKKKSHKEE; encoded by the coding sequence ATGGTCGACTACTTGTTGTATGAATCCGCAACGGGTTATTCCCTCTTTGACGTAGTTGGAGCGGAAGAAGTCGCTGGTAAAACTAAGGAAGTACAGCTTTCTCTTCAGGACCTCTCGAAATTCGGAAAGGTCGTGCAATTAAGAAGCTTTGttcctttcaaaaatgcTGCACACGCCTTGGAAAATGCAAATGATGTTTCTGAAGGCATTTTGAACGAGTACTTGAAAggctttttggaattaaaTTTGCCCAAGGCttcgaaaaagaagaaaatttctttGGGAGTTCAAGACAAGAATTTGGCTTCATCCATCAAGGGCGAACTCGAAGGTATTGAATGCGATACATCTGAACTTGCTCAAGATCTTTTGCGTGGTATCCGTTATCATGGCGACAAGATGTTGAAGCAACTTTCTGCTGgtgattttgaaagagcTCAGTTGGGTTTGGGTCACTCCTACTCTCGTGCCAAGGTAAAATTTAATGTCAATCGTAACGACAACATGATTATTCAAGCTATCGCTATCCTCGATCAATTGGACAAGGATGTTAATACATTCTCTATGCGTATGAAGGAATGGTATTCTTGGCATTTCCCCGAGTTGTCCAAAATTGTCGGTGACAACTACAAGTATGCTCTTGTTGCCAAATTCATTGGTGATAAGAATTCGGTGAACGACGAAATTTTGCATGATTTGGCTGCCCTTGTCGACGACGACAAGGATGTTGCTCAAAGCATCATTAGCTCTGCTCGTGTCTCCATGGGTCAAGACATCTCTGCCATcgatttggaaaacatCAGTGCATTTGCCGAACGTGTCATCAAGTTGAGTGAATATCGTAGACAGCTTCACAATTACTTAGTTCAAAAGATGAGCGTTGTTGCTCCTAACCTTGCTGAGTTGATTGGTGAAATGGTTGGTGCCAGATTGATTTCTCACGCTGGTAGTCTTACCAATCTTTCCAAGTGCCCTGCTTCTACCGTTCAAATTCTCGGTGCCGAAAAAGCTCTTTTCCGTGCTTTGAAGACTCGTGGTAACACTCCCAAGTATGGTATCATCTATCACTCTAGTTTCATTGGCAAGGCTGGCAGCAAAAACAAGGGTCGTATTTCCCGATTCCTTGCTAACAAATGCTCTATCGCCAGTCGTATTGATAATTTCAGTGATATTCCTTCCACTGCATTTGGTGAAGTCTTGCGTCGTCAAGTCGATGAGCGTCTAGGCTTCTATGATACCGGTGTTGCTCCTACCAGAAACAGCGTCGCCATGTCCGAAGCTTATGAGAAGGCTCTTTCCAACGTTAAGTTGGATGGTGACGAGGAAGACGCTGCTGAGGAGGAAGTGAAGGAGGATACCGACAAGAAGGACAAGAAGAgcaagaaggaaaagaaagagaagaaggacAAGGgtgaaaagaaggaaaagtcTAAGAAGAAGCGCTCTTCAGACGATGCTGACGAAGACTCCAAGAAGagtaagaagaaaaagaagagtcACAAGGAAGAATAA
- the int6 gene encoding translation initiation factor eIF3e produces MSSEVKSASSLAAKYDLSQKIMQHLDRHLIFPLLEFLSLRNTHNPKELLQAKYDLLKDTNMTDYVANLWTELHGGQTDEALANQFAEKRKSVLDELSELEEEVQGILGVLENPDLIAALRQDKGQNLQHLQEHYSITPERIAVLYKFAQFQYNCGNYGGASDLLYHFRAFSKDADLNASATWGKFASEILTVDWDGAMEELGKLREMVDSRSFKDAAVQLKDRTWLLHWSLFPLFNHANGCDTLCDLFFYTPYLNTIQTSCPWLLRYLAVAVVTNQNNANQKPRNPRQSYQRRMRDLIRIINQESYEYSDPITSFVSALYSEVDFEKAQRCLRECEEVLKTDFFLVSLCDHFMEAARKLLAEAYCRIHSVISVDELANKLEMDSAQLIQLVENQNNASSSTAAAASSQANLDESDTASSTAGAGDIIPETETTTEAEEPEPEPQFGFKAKMDGESIIIEHPKYSAFQQIIDRTKSLGYESQNLEQTLSRSIADLKLPSA; encoded by the exons ATGAGTTCTGAAGTTAAAAGCGCAAGCTCTCTTG CGGCCAAATATGACTTGTCGCAAAAAATTATGCAGCATCTTGACCGCCATTTAATCTTTCCTTTGTTGGAGTTCTTGTCTTTGAGAAACACACATAATCCTAAGGAATTGTTACAGGCCAAGTATGACTTGCTTAAGGATACCAATATGACAGACTATGTCGCTAATTTGTGGACGGAGCTCCATGGCGGTCAAACAGATGAAGCTTTGGCAAATCAATTTGCtgagaagagaaagagCGTTTTGGATGAGCTCTCCGAGCTAGAGGAGGAAGTCCAAGGAATTTTGggtgttttggaaaacccAGATTTGATTGCTGCCCTCCGTCAAGACAAGGGCCAAAACTTGCAACATTTGCAAGAGCACTATAGTATTACTCCCGAAAGAATTGCTGTTTTGTACAAGTTCGCTCAGTTTCAATATAACTGTGGTAACTATGGTGGTGCTTCTGATTTGTTGTATCATTTCCGTGCATTCAGCAAGGATGCCGACTTGAATGCTTCTGCCACCTGGGGCAAATTTGCTTCTGAAATTTTGACTGTTGATTGGGATGGTGCTATGGAAGAGTTGGGTAAGCTTCGGGAAATGGTTGATTCTCGCAGCTTTAAAGATGCCGCTGTTCAATTAAAGGATCGTACCTGGTTATTACACTGGTCTTTATTCCCCTTGTTCAACCATGCCAATGGTTGTGATACTCTTTGTgatttattcttttacaCACCATACCTGAATACTATTCAAACCTCATGCCCCTGGTTGTTGAGATATTTGGCGGTGGCTGTTGTTACCAACCAGAATAATGCTAATCAGAAGCCCCGTAATCCCAGACAATCTTATCAGCGCCGTATGCGTGATCTTATCCGCATCATTAACCAAGAGAGCTACGAGTATAGTGATCCTATAACTTCCTTTGTTTCTGCTTTATACTCTGAagttgattttgaaaaggcCCAACGCTGCTTGAGAGAGTGCGAAGAAGTTTTGAAGACTgactttttccttgtttctCTTTGTGACCACTTTATGGAAGCTGCTCGTAAGCTCTTAGCTGAAGCTTACTGCCGTATCCATAGTGTCATTAGTGTCGATGAGTTGGCCAACAAGTTGGAGATGGACAGCGCTCAGCTCATTCAACTTGtagaaaaccaaaataatGCTTCCAGCTCTACTGCCGCAGCTGCTTCTAGTCAAGCTAACCTGGATGAGTCAGATACTGCCTCTTCTACAGCTGGCGCTGGAGATATCATTCCAGAGACCGAGACTACAACGGAAGCTGAAGAGCCTGAACCCGAACCTCAATTTGGTTTCAAGGCAAAGATGGATGGG GAATCTATTATCATTGAGCATCCCAAGTATTCTGCTTTCCAGCAAATTATTGATCGCACAAAGTCTTTGGGATACGAAAGCCAAAATTTGGAGCAAACTCTTTCTCGGAGCATTGCTGATCTTAAGCTTCCTTCAGCTTAA
- the oss1 gene encoding sterol transfer protein Oss1, producing the protein MSKESQLEIKENQDPNAGSEELVGEEGQVEGYQKEEGKFKLVLSILKQCIGVKDIASLRFSLPAQLLEPVGNLEYWNYVDRPDYFATMGDDDDDLERMLSVLRWWFTKDLRFIRGRVVKPYNSVLGEFFRCKWDVEQPLVREDHTIDPESSHLPLYKTEYTESTKYPIGTGYYRPSTSRSQSSKSIMGKKTTKKSSKYNVSDENASASVPNLNQDSLTSSLSNLQPPSSASANERHESMNPSSDSMRYNDMQSGLNPPQKHPVVFMAEQTSHHPAVSAYIVTCPSKGVEIFGQDQISVGFTGTSFKVSSGHLNKGVHVRFNHRDNEEYLCTHPSASVGGILRGNLHINMQDSTYITCPRTRIKAIITYVEERWLGKPKSLVEGVVFRYDPEDDCYDTIKSVPNDCILATLKGNWRNCIFYNYAGDSESKMLVDLNELDLVHKRCPPLNRQFPFESRKIWYPVTQNIVSRRYPQATKAKQEIEEQQRQSSSMRQESSTEWKPRFFIPDNENGHPILTEAGKNVLLETLGEH; encoded by the coding sequence ATGTCGAAAGAAAGCCAACTCgaaataaaggaaaatcAGGATCCTAATGCAGGTTCTGAGGAACTAGTTGGTGAAGAGGGACAGGTGGAAGGATACCAGAAAGAGGAAGGAAAATTTAAGCTGGTTTTGTCGATTTTAAAACAGTGCATTGGAGTGAAAGACATTGCATCCTTACGTTTCAGCCTGCCAGCTCAACTTTTGGAACCAGTAGGAAATTTGGAGTACTGGAATTATGTAGATAGACCCGATTATTTTGCAACTATGggtgatgatgatgatgatcTTGAGCGCATGCTGTCTGTTTTACGCTGGTGGTTCACAAAGGATTTAAGATTTATACGGGGTCGTGTAGTGAAACCGTACAATTCAGTTTTAGGGGAATTTTTTCGCTGCAAATGGGATGTGGAGCAGCCGTTAGTTCGTGAAGATCATACCATTGATCCTGAATCATCTCATCTTCCATTATACAAGACGGAATACACTGAATCGACAAAGTACCCAATAGGAACCGGGTACTACCGCCCTTCGACATCTCGATCACAATCGAGCAAAAGCATAATGGGGAAGAAGACAACGAAGAAGAGCTCGAAATATAACGTCTCCGACGAGAACGCTTCTGCTTCCGTTCCTAACTTGAACCAGGATTCCCTTACTTCATCGCTTTCAAATCTACAACCTCCAAGCTCTGCAAGTGCAAACGAACGTCACGAGTCCATGAACCCTTCCTCCGATTCCATGCGCTACAATGATATGCAATCCGGACTCAATCCTCCTCAAAAGCATCCCGTAGTATTCATGGCTGAGCAAACTTCCCATCATCCGGCCGTCAGCGCTTATATTGTTACATGTCCCTCCAAAGGAGTAGAAATTTTCGGTCAAGATCAAATTTCCGTTGGGTTTACTGGAACCTCTTTTAAAGTTTCCTCTGGGCACCTCAATAAAGGTGTCCATGTTCGTTTCAATCACCGAGACAATGAAGAATACCTATGCACACATCCTTCTGCTTCCGTTGGTGGAATCCTTCGAGGCAATTTGCATATTAATATGCAAGATTCAACATATATTACTTGTCCTAGAACCCGGATCAAAGCTATAATAACTTATGTAGAAGAACGCTGGCTTGGGAAACCAAAGAGCTTAGTGGAGGGTGTCGTTTTTCGCTATGACCCTGAAGATGACTGTTATGATACTATAAAATCAGTTCCCAATGATTGTATTTTGGCTACCCTCAAAGGAAACTGGAGAAACTGCATCTTCTACAACTACGCTGGTGATTCCGAATCGAAGATGCTAGTTGATTTGAATGAACTTGATTTAGTCCATAAGCGCTGTCCTCCTCTAAATAGacaatttccttttgaatcTCGCAAGATTTGGTATCCTGTTACTCAGAACATTGTTAGCAGGCGATACCCCCAAGCCACCAAGGCTAAGCAGGAAATAGAAGAACAACAAAGACAATCTTCTTCTATGCGTCAAGAATCGAGCACTGAATGGAAACCACGCTTTTTTATTCCAGACAATGAGAACGGCCATCCCATTTTAACAGAAGCTGGCAAAAATGTCCTTTTAGAAACTCTAGGTGAACACTGA
- the tsc13 gene encoding enoyl-[acyl-carrier-protein] reductase yields the protein MSISLASRGRKIKSLPKNLEFPLDGSIDQLKEEISQKTRLPIERLRLSTVDGTVLIPGKTLRKFGIGTGTTIWVKDLGPQIGWRTVYVIEYLGPLIIHSLFVLGLKHVYRQEFNLSLNQKIAFIMIILHFLKREYESIYVHRFSSATMPFRNIFKNCFHYHVLSGLLLAFFIYGPWHSQDYICPKLLAFYSFGWTVSLLSNLKIHLKLRDLRPEGSSKRAIPYGFGFNWVSCPNYFFESLEWLFFALITRSWASWLFLAVGSAQMWVWAQKKHQRYVKEFPNYPKSRKVLIPYFM from the exons ATGAGTATCAGTTTAGCTTCTAGAGGAAGGAAAATTAAATCTTTACCTAAAAATCTCGAGTTTCCTTTGGATGGTTCAATTGACCAACTGAAGGAAGagatttctcaaaaaacTCGACTACCCATTGAACGGTTAAGACTGAGTACAGTCGACGGTACAGTGCTTATACCAGGGAAAACACTTAGAAAGTTTGGAATCGGCACTGGAACGACTATATGGGTAAAAGATCTAGGACCCCAAATAGGTTGGAGGACAGTCTATGTAATCGAGTACTTAGGTCCATTAATTATccattctctttttgttttgggtTTGAAACATGTATATCGACAGGAATTTAACCTGTCATTGAATCAAAAGATTGCCTTTATTATGATCATCTTGCATTTCTTGAAGCGTGAATATGAAAGTATATACGTTCATCGCTTTTCTTCTGCAACTATGCCGTTCCgaaatattttcaagaattgCTTTCATTACCACGTCCTTTCTGGTTTACTTCttgccttttttatttatggtCCATGGCATTCCCAGGACTACATTTGTCCTAAGCTACTTGCCTTTTATAGTTTTGGTTGGACC GTTTCCTTGCTATCCAACTTGAAGATTCATTTGAAGCTTCGGGATTTACGTCCTGAGGGTTCTTCCAAGCGTGCCATACCTTATGGATTTGGCTTCAACTGGGTTTCCTGTCccaattatttttttgaatctcTTGAATGGTtgttttttgctttaattACCAGGTCTTGGGCTT CTTGGCTGTTCTTGGCTGTTGGAAGTGCACAAATGTGGGTATGGgctcaaaagaagcatcaGCGTTATGTCAAAGAATTCCCCAATTATCCCAAATCTCGTAAAGTCCTTATCCCTTATTTCATGTGA
- the agn2 gene encoding glucan endo-1,3-alpha-glucosidase Agn2 — translation MGTDICFAKKIPQKFKSFKFKNLFKHTPFSPSHKQSQDVAVETADLPEKAVVAHFMMGLTSTYQQADFEWDINNAIGYGLDGFALNFGNDSWMMEKLQLVYKAADAVNKNFKLYLNLDMAAMGSVPASVVTNYVKTFAQSKHQATIDGKVLVGTFSGETVTFGEANANNGWQTEVKDALASAKIDIFFLPCWSLDASDIYENNTVADAFFKWNSWPYYSGTPLSDSEDQTFLQHAKSTKKKYMGGVSPCMFTHFASKNFVFFSEGLWYSRWMQMIQLQPDYLQVITWNDYGESHYIGPTNNNAAFPVDGTNAHDWVDAFTHVPLAATLPYFIQMYKQGTTGLPSNFQGPSTLFYTYRIHSKNAKANGDSIGQPDNSQNSKDEIDVIAFSSSSFTLKVSVNGTVLGSANMKAGVTANSFSFVQNNATVSGLPLFQIFKGASEVSQGTGPLSILADDSVPQYNFNLSCGAVYW, via the coding sequence ATGGGAACCGATATTTGTTTTGCGAAAAAAATACctcaaaaatttaaatcCTTCAAGTTcaaaaaccttttcaagCATACGCCATTCTCCCCTTCTCATAAACAGTCTCAAGATGTAGCAGTGGAAACGGCTGATCTTCCTGAAAAGGCTGTTGTAGCCCACTTCATGATGGGTTTGACAAGCACTTATCAACAGGCTGACTTTGAGTGGGATATTAACAATGCTATTGGTTATGGGTTAGACGGATTTGCTTTGAACTTTGGCAACGATAGTTGGATGATGGAGAAGCTTCAGCTAGTGTATAAAGCTGCTGATgcagtaaacaaaaatttcaagCTATATTTGAATTTGGACATGGCAGCAATGGGCAGTGTTCCCGCTAGTGTTGTGACAAATTATGTCAAAACGTTTGCCCAGAGTAAACACCAAGCTACCATTGATGGTAAAGTATTGGTTGGAACATTTTCTGGAGAAACAGTTACTTTCGGAGAGGCCAATGCTAACAATGGTTGGCAAACCGAAGTCAAAGACGCATTAGCATCCGCTAAAATTGATATCTTCTTCTTGCCTTGTTGGTCCCTTGACGCTAGCGAcatttatgaaaataatactGTTGCTGATGcatttttcaaatggaACAGTTGGCCTTACTACAGTGGAACTCCTCTGTCTGATTCCGAAGATCAAACCTTCTTGCAGCATGCCAAGTCcacaaaaaagaagtatatGGGCGGTGTAAGTCCATGTATGTTCACCCACTTTGCCTCgaaaaattttgtatttttctcGGAGGGCTTGTGGTATAGTAGATGGATGCAAATGATTCAACTTCAACCCGACTATCTTCAGGTTATTACTTGGAATGACTATGGTGAAAGCCATTACATTGGTCCTACAAACAATAATGCAGCATTCCCTGTAGATGGTACCAATGCTCACGATTGGGTTGATGCTTTCACCCATGTTCCATTGGCCGCAACTTTGCCTTACTTTATTCAAATGTACAAGCAAGGAACAACTGGTCTTCCATCTAACTTTCAAGGCCCTTCAACACTTTTCTATACTTATCGCATTCATTCTAAGAATGCTAAAGCTAATGGGGATTCAATTGGCCAACCTGACAACAGTCAGAATTCtaaagatgaaattgatgTGATTGCCTTTTCAAGCTCTAGCTTCACTTTGAAGGTGTCTGTAAATGGTACCGTTTTGGGTAGCGCTAACATGAAAGCTGGTGTGACAGCAAATAGTTTCAGCTTTGTACAAAACAATGCAACTGTTTCTGGTCTTCCTCtcttccaaatcttcaAGGGAGCTAGCGAAGTATCACAAGGTACCGGCCCGCTTAGTATTTTAGCAGATGACAGCGTTCCTCAATACAACTTCAATCTTAGTTGCGGTGCAGTTTATTGGTGA